From the Pseudomonadota bacterium genome, the window GCCTCATCCGGAGAGCTGCTCGTTAACGGTGTGCCGATTGCAGACTTAAGCTCTCAGGAGATACGGAGCTCATTTGCCTGGGTGCCGCAGGAGCCATATCTTTTTGGCTTTACGCTCTATGAGAATCTGGTCTTTGGTAACGAGCAGCTCACGCGCGCCGACGTGCTCGCTACAATCCGCACCCTGGGGTTTCTTGATTTTGCAGAGAAGCTACCGAACGGCTTCGATACGCAGCTAGGCGAGCAGGGCGCACAGCTAAGCGGTGGAGAGCGGCAACGTTTGGCGATAGCACGCGCCATCCTGCGCAATCCAAGCCTGCTTATCCTCGATGAGGCCACCTCTGGGCTCGACAGTACGACGGAGGAGGGGGTGCTTAAGGCGATTCGAAACAGGTTGCCTACTGCGACGTTGCTTATTATCTCGCACCGCCTCTCAACGGTACGCGCTGCGGACACTATCGTTGTGATAAACGAAGGGACGGTTTTTGAAGAGGGCAGACACGAGGAGTTAAAGACTCGACAGGGACTCTATCAGCAGTACGTCGCACGCCAGGCGCTAGATTGAATTAAAATAAGAGCTATAAGAATAAAAAAGCCGACCACGAGGGCCGGCTTTTTAGATCCGCGAACAAAAACGCTACTAAGTCTGAATCGAGGTATAGGCCATTAGACCTAGGCTCTGTGCGCGCTTAATAGCCTTAGAAACCTTACGTTGATTGAATGCGCTAAGACCGGTCAGACGGCGAGAGAGGATACGACCACGCTCGCTTACGAACCGTGAGAGCATCACTACATCTTTGTAATCAACAGACTTAGTTGGATCATCAGTAAATGGATCTAGCTTCTTGCGGCGCTTGAAGAGCTGCATCCTCTGAATCGATGGGAGTGGTTCAAAGCGACGTGGTCCGCTATCTGATCCACCATCGCCAATTGGAGCACCCATACCACCCTTGCCGCGATCTTCGCAGACCTTCATCGGGCGACCGTTTACTGTGCGGTTATTGAGAGACTCGATAGCCTTCTGCGCA encodes:
- the rpsR gene encoding 30S ribosomal protein S18 — translated: MQLFKRRKKLDPFTDDPTKSVDYKDVVMLSRFVSERGRILSRRLTGLSAFNQRKVSKAIKRAQSLGLMAYTSIQT